From a region of the Actinomycetota bacterium genome:
- a CDS encoding dTDP-4-dehydrorhamnose 3,5-epimerase family protein, translating to MTGENEVGAIDGVRLLRPVRHQDDRGFVLEVFRESDLDSGFVQANHSHSRSGVLRGLHYHRRQSDAWYVVSGRAQVALVDLREPDRPVTATVELSGDDPATLLIPPGVAHGFLALTELDLLYWVSEYYDASDEFGVAWNDPSVGVPWKTSDPILSERDATAPLFDRPRTG from the coding sequence ATGACGGGCGAGAACGAGGTCGGCGCCATCGACGGGGTGCGGCTGCTCCGGCCCGTCCGGCACCAGGACGACCGGGGCTTCGTGCTGGAGGTGTTCCGGGAGTCGGACCTCGACTCGGGGTTCGTGCAGGCCAACCACTCCCACTCCCGCAGCGGCGTCCTCCGGGGGCTGCACTACCACCGTCGCCAGAGCGACGCGTGGTATGTGGTGTCGGGCCGGGCCCAGGTGGCCCTGGTGGACCTGCGGGAGCCCGACCGCCCCGTGACCGCGACGGTGGAGCTGTCCGGCGACGATCCGGCGACCCTGCTCATCCCGCCCGGGGTCGCGCACGGGTTCCTGGCCCTCACCGAGCTGGACCTGCTGTACTGGGTGAGCGAGTACTACGACGCCAGCGACGAGTTCGGCGTGGCCTGGAACGACCCTTCGGTGGGCGTTCCGTGGAAGACCTCCGACCCGATCCTGTCGGAGCGCGACGCCACCGCTCCGCTGTTCGATCGCCCCAGGACCGGCTGA
- a CDS encoding RNA polymerase sigma factor, with translation MSVDAGRADARSDQVLLEAIAGRDRGALRVLHERHAPWLLLRLSRRCSDPTIVEEVVQDTFVAVWRKPGSYRGAGEVPAWIWGIGIRRLIDRLRRRSSAARRVPDVSGRTEPSAEEQVLLGVEYGDLAGALNRLSPELRAVIEATALDGLTMREASRLLGIPTGTVKTRLMRARAELREALA, from the coding sequence ATGAGTGTGGATGCGGGAAGGGCGGACGCCAGGAGCGATCAAGTGCTCCTGGAAGCGATCGCCGGGCGGGATCGCGGCGCGCTTCGGGTGCTGCACGAGCGACACGCCCCGTGGCTCCTCCTCCGGCTCTCCCGCCGCTGTTCCGACCCGACCATCGTGGAGGAAGTCGTGCAGGACACGTTCGTTGCGGTATGGCGCAAGCCCGGGTCGTACCGGGGCGCCGGTGAGGTGCCGGCCTGGATCTGGGGGATCGGCATCCGGCGGCTGATCGACCGGCTCCGCCGGCGATCGAGCGCCGCCCGCCGGGTGCCGGACGTGTCCGGTCGCACCGAGCCCTCTGCCGAGGAGCAGGTGCTGCTGGGCGTGGAGTACGGCGACCTGGCGGGTGCCCTCAACCGGCTGTCGCCGGAGCTCCGGGCGGTCATCGAGGCCACGGCCCTGGACGGCCTGACCATGCGGGAGGCCAGCCGGCTCCTGGGCATCCCCACCGGAACGGTGAAGACCCGGCTGATGCGGGCCCGGGCCGAGCTACGGGAGGCGTTGGCATGA
- a CDS encoding zf-HC2 domain-containing protein, which yields MNGTWHADRQVVALYAGGELDEARAYSLEAHLLSCGDCRALLSPLADRGAIERTWMEIEEAVDAPRPGPVERVLLRLSVPDHLSRLLAATPSLRLSWFAAVAVALGFGVLAAQGDHAGLVVFLAMAPLVPVAGVAAAFGPGIDPTYEVGLASPYRSGRLLLVRSAAVLLASLLLIGLGALALPGLDWTAVAWLLPALALTLVTLAVSTVAEPVPSAVGVAMGWVVSVALVGHLAGDGVAAFHATGQVLCLVLMAVAGLVLARRSEAFERRS from the coding sequence ATGAACGGTACGTGGCACGCGGACAGGCAGGTCGTGGCCCTGTACGCCGGCGGCGAGCTGGACGAGGCCAGGGCCTACTCTCTGGAGGCGCATCTCCTCTCCTGCGGCGACTGCCGCGCGCTGCTCTCGCCCCTGGCCGACCGGGGCGCGATCGAACGGACGTGGATGGAGATCGAGGAGGCCGTGGATGCGCCCCGCCCCGGGCCGGTCGAGCGCGTCCTGCTCCGGCTCAGTGTGCCCGACCACCTGTCCCGGCTCCTGGCCGCCACGCCCTCGCTGCGGCTCTCCTGGTTCGCGGCCGTGGCGGTCGCGCTCGGCTTCGGCGTGCTGGCCGCCCAGGGAGACCACGCCGGCCTGGTGGTGTTCCTGGCGATGGCCCCGCTGGTCCCCGTGGCCGGCGTCGCGGCCGCCTTCGGCCCAGGGATCGACCCCACGTACGAGGTCGGCCTCGCGTCGCCGTACCGGAGCGGCCGCCTGCTGCTGGTCCGGAGCGCGGCCGTCCTTCTGGCCTCGCTGCTCCTGATCGGCCTCGGTGCGCTGGCGCTCCCCGGCCTCGACTGGACCGCGGTGGCATGGCTGCTGCCGGCGCTCGCCCTCACGCTCGTGACGCTCGCCGTCTCGACCGTGGCCGAGCCGGTCCCGTCAGCCGTCGGCGTGGCCATGGGATGGGTCGTCTCGGTGGCGCTGGTCGGGCATCTCGCCGGGGACGGCGTCGCGGCGTTCCATGCCACCGGGCAGGTGCTGTGCCTGGTGCTCATGGCGGTGGCAGGGCTGGTCCTGGCCCGGCGGTCCGAGGCCTTCGAACGGCGATCGTGA
- a CDS encoding ATP-binding cassette domain-containing protein, with protein MTEPAVQVIEVEKRFHRTRAVAGVSFDAGAGITGLLGPNGAGKTTLLRILATVLAPDSGEVRLLGRDPGRSEDRIPIRRRLGYMPQEPGYHRNFTAFEFVDYVAILKEMTERRRRHDEVRRVLDLVDLGTKASTKIKALSGGMRRRVALAQSLLGDPALLVLDEPTAGLDPQQRLRFREVISEIATRQTVMLSTHQTEDVAALCHRVLVMDEGKILFDGAPHQLAEMARGQVWIADGRDPRARLSWRTGEGRHRHIGDAPADAELVEPSIEDAYLLLVGHRAIEEETAA; from the coding sequence ATGACCGAGCCGGCCGTACAGGTGATCGAGGTGGAGAAGCGGTTCCACCGAACCCGGGCCGTGGCCGGGGTGAGCTTCGACGCGGGCGCCGGCATCACCGGCCTACTGGGTCCGAACGGGGCCGGCAAGACCACGCTGCTTCGGATTCTCGCCACGGTCCTGGCCCCCGACAGCGGAGAGGTCCGGCTGCTGGGGAGGGACCCCGGGCGAAGCGAGGACCGCATCCCGATCCGCCGCCGCCTGGGCTACATGCCGCAGGAGCCCGGCTACCACCGGAACTTCACCGCGTTCGAGTTCGTGGACTACGTGGCGATCCTGAAGGAGATGACCGAGCGGCGCCGCCGCCACGACGAGGTCCGGCGCGTCCTGGACCTGGTCGACCTGGGCACCAAAGCATCGACGAAGATCAAGGCGCTGTCGGGCGGTATGCGCCGGCGGGTCGCGCTGGCCCAGTCCCTGCTGGGGGACCCCGCGCTCCTGGTGCTGGACGAGCCCACGGCCGGGCTGGACCCACAGCAGCGCCTGCGGTTCCGGGAAGTCATCAGCGAGATCGCGACCCGGCAGACCGTCATGCTCTCCACCCACCAGACGGAGGACGTGGCCGCACTGTGCCATCGGGTCTTGGTCATGGACGAAGGGAAGATCCTGTTCGACGGCGCGCCGCACCAGCTGGCGGAGATGGCCAGAGGGCAGGTGTGGATCGCCGACGGCCGGGATCCCCGAGCGCGCCTGTCGTGGCGAACCGGGGAGGGGCGGCACCGCCACATCGGCGACGCCCCCGCTGACGCCGAGCTGGTCGAGCCGAGCATCGAGGACGCGTACTTGCTGCTGGTCGGCCACCGGGCCATCGAGGAGGAGACCGCAGCGTGA
- a CDS encoding adenylate/guanylate cyclase domain-containing protein, whose translation MRTAGEADQGRRGLVEAVLVRVGVPDHVARLLAATPSLRVSWFGATAVALGFSILAAYGRKDPLMFLVVAPLLPLGGVAAAFGPGVDPTYEVGLACPARTSRLLLIRATAVLAATSVLAGIASLALPRLDWTAAAWVLPSLGLTIATLALTTVMRPLWAVGTVAFLWVTGVVASETLSSVPDAAFRGPGQVAFFAVVVVAAPLFAKRREHLEMESRASRLFRQYVSPDVAEAMLADAGHTALGGSIVEVTVLFADLRGFTSYAELGSPDQVVAMLNRYFADVVPLILEQDGTVDKFVGDSMMALWGAPNRQPDHALRGARAALAMQTAMALVVARNPDFPCFRIGLNTGPALVGNIGSDQVRNFTAIGDTVNVAARLQETAQPGEVVIGPGTCESIRHRAIVSPLGPVRVRGKEQPVEAFVLEGLGEERVAMTRPLKRTTGERR comes from the coding sequence ATGAGGACCGCCGGCGAAGCGGACCAGGGCCGTCGGGGCCTCGTCGAGGCCGTGCTCGTTCGGGTGGGCGTGCCCGACCACGTGGCCCGCCTGCTCGCCGCGACACCCTCCCTCCGGGTGTCCTGGTTCGGAGCGACAGCGGTGGCCCTGGGGTTCTCCATCCTGGCCGCGTACGGGAGGAAGGACCCGCTCATGTTCCTGGTGGTGGCTCCGCTCCTCCCCCTGGGGGGCGTGGCCGCGGCGTTCGGGCCAGGGGTGGACCCCACGTACGAGGTCGGCCTGGCCTGCCCGGCCCGGACTTCTCGCCTCCTGCTGATCCGAGCCACGGCCGTCCTGGCCGCCACGTCGGTGCTGGCGGGGATCGCTTCTCTCGCGCTGCCGCGCCTGGACTGGACCGCCGCCGCCTGGGTCCTTCCTTCCCTCGGCCTGACCATCGCCACGCTGGCCCTCACCACCGTGATGCGCCCGTTGTGGGCTGTGGGAACGGTGGCCTTCCTGTGGGTCACCGGCGTCGTCGCGAGCGAGACGCTCTCGAGTGTCCCCGACGCCGCGTTCCGAGGCCCGGGACAGGTGGCCTTCTTCGCCGTCGTGGTGGTGGCGGCGCCGCTGTTCGCCAAGCGTCGGGAGCATCTGGAGATGGAGTCGCGGGCGTCCCGCCTGTTCCGCCAGTACGTCTCGCCCGACGTGGCCGAAGCCATGCTTGCCGACGCGGGTCACACCGCGCTCGGCGGCTCGATCGTGGAGGTAACGGTCCTGTTCGCCGACCTCCGCGGGTTCACGTCCTACGCCGAGCTCGGATCGCCGGACCAGGTCGTCGCGATGCTGAACCGGTACTTCGCGGACGTGGTGCCGTTGATCCTCGAGCAGGACGGCACGGTCGACAAGTTCGTGGGCGATTCGATGATGGCCCTGTGGGGCGCCCCGAATCGCCAGCCCGACCACGCCCTTCGGGGAGCGAGGGCGGCCCTGGCCATGCAGACCGCGATGGCGCTGGTGGTGGCGAGGAACCCCGACTTCCCCTGCTTCCGGATCGGACTGAACACCGGTCCCGCCCTGGTCGGCAACATCGGGAGCGACCAGGTCCGGAACTTCACGGCCATCGGCGACACCGTGAACGTCGCCGCGCGCCTCCAGGAGACCGCCCAGCCGGGCGAGGTCGTGATCGGCCCCGGGACGTGCGAGTCCATCCGACACCGGGCCATCGTCAGTCCGCTCGGGCCGGTGCGCGTGCGGGGGAAGGAGCAGCCGGTGGAGGCCTTCGTGCTCGAGGGCCTGGGAGAAGAACGCGTGGCGATGACGCGGCCCCTGAAGCGCACGACCGGAGAGAGACGATGA
- a CDS encoding serine hydrolase yields the protein MTPHTIFAIASMSKAFVSVLGAQLVAESVLSLDDRLATWVPEFPNAENITLLQLLTGTSGITDDNEHAFTAVDDDPSRRWTLQEFLDRVPPPVCPPGSCNSGFENAPFVLLGAVIERATGSSLADLYQERFFRPLGLDEIFLQSEESVRGDIASGYRDDGSGGLQRTQGPPGPLTTSWATSAGGAAASIASSAEDVALWARAVFSGSLLDPRARSMITDFTNLRGLAGGYECTPIGIAVGVGSFDGRWVRRANGGIPGFGSALAYFPREGLTVVALGNHTPLDGHDPTQIQEIRDALARTALAHLNPPPPEEACNVDVYSVRVDGTVLERLTTDPFVDGLPSWSPTGARVLLGSNRDGDFEVYVMNADGTGQTNLTAPR from the coding sequence GTGACGCCGCACACGATCTTCGCCATCGCGAGCATGTCCAAGGCGTTCGTCTCGGTCCTCGGCGCGCAGCTCGTCGCGGAGAGCGTGCTCTCGCTGGACGATCGCCTGGCGACATGGGTTCCGGAGTTCCCCAACGCGGAGAACATCACCCTCCTTCAGCTCCTGACCGGGACGAGCGGGATCACCGACGACAACGAGCACGCGTTCACCGCGGTGGACGACGATCCCTCCCGCCGGTGGACCCTCCAGGAGTTCCTGGACAGGGTGCCGCCGCCGGTGTGCCCGCCCGGCTCCTGCAACTCGGGGTTCGAGAACGCTCCGTTCGTCCTGCTCGGCGCCGTGATCGAGCGAGCCACGGGCTCGTCGCTGGCGGACCTGTACCAGGAACGGTTCTTCCGGCCCCTCGGGCTCGACGAGATCTTCCTCCAGTCGGAGGAGTCGGTTCGCGGGGACATCGCCAGCGGCTATCGGGACGACGGCTCGGGCGGGCTTCAGCGCACGCAAGGGCCACCGGGGCCGCTCACCACGTCGTGGGCCACGAGTGCCGGCGGCGCGGCGGCGAGCATTGCGTCGAGCGCGGAGGACGTCGCGCTGTGGGCACGCGCCGTGTTCTCGGGGTCGCTCCTCGATCCGAGGGCGCGGTCGATGATCACGGACTTCACGAACCTTCGGGGGCTCGCCGGAGGCTACGAGTGCACCCCGATCGGCATCGCGGTCGGGGTCGGCTCGTTCGACGGCCGCTGGGTCCGGCGTGCGAACGGAGGCATCCCCGGGTTCGGGAGCGCGCTCGCGTACTTCCCCCGTGAAGGCCTCACCGTTGTCGCGTTGGGCAATCACACACCGCTGGACGGCCACGACCCCACCCAGATCCAGGAGATTCGCGACGCCCTTGCTCGAACCGCCCTGGCCCACCTGAACCCGCCGCCGCCCGAGGAGGCGTGCAACGTGGACGTGTACTCGGTGCGCGTGGACGGGACGGTGCTCGAGCGCCTGACGACGGATCCATTCGTCGACGGCCTGCCGTCCTGGTCCCCCACCGGCGCGAGGGTCCTGCTCGGGTCGAACCGGGACGGCGACTTCGAGGTGTACGTGATGAACGCCGATGGAACGGGCCAGACCAATCTGACGGCTCCTCGCTGA
- a CDS encoding DPP IV N-terminal domain-containing protein — MKADGSDVRQITRNHDEDSGPAWSPDGKRIAFTRERHDSNNVYVMNADGSGVTRLTHDGGVVWGPTWSPDGTMIAFEAGNPRYFYGRRILTIRADGSDLKTLLADPAGDHQPAWGPNGWIAFSSGGDIFAVRPDGTGRVRITDGWPQDVAPAWSPDGSRIAFASERRVGVR; from the coding sequence ATGAAAGCGGACGGCTCCGATGTGCGGCAGATCACGCGGAATCATGACGAGGACTCGGGGCCGGCCTGGTCGCCCGACGGCAAGCGCATCGCGTTCACCAGGGAGCGCCATGACTCCAACAACGTCTACGTGATGAACGCCGACGGCTCGGGGGTTACGCGACTGACCCACGACGGCGGCGTCGTTTGGGGACCGACGTGGTCGCCGGACGGCACGATGATCGCGTTCGAGGCCGGGAACCCCCGGTACTTCTACGGCAGGCGGATCCTCACGATACGGGCCGACGGCTCGGACCTGAAGACGCTGCTGGCGGACCCAGCCGGGGACCACCAGCCCGCGTGGGGCCCGAATGGGTGGATCGCCTTCAGCTCCGGCGGCGACATCTTCGCCGTTCGCCCGGACGGCACGGGCCGAGTGCGAATCACCGATGGCTGGCCGCAGGACGTGGCCCCGGCGTGGTCGCCCGACGGGAGTCGGATCGCCTTCGCCAGCGAACGCCGGGTGGGAGTCCGGTGA